In the genome of Dyadobacter fermentans DSM 18053, the window GCGTAAACAAGCGCCCACACGAATAGAAACGCCATTTGCGGGACTTTGTTTCGAAGCAGCCCGAACCATGCCACCGCCAATGCGAAACTCGTGGAGGCGTGCGACGACGCGAAGCCGTACAACCCGCCACAATCCGTCACGTGGTGCATCACCGTGTTGATCGTCGGGTCGTGGCAGGGGCGCAGGCGCAGGAAATAGGGTTTCATAAACCCCGAGGTGATCTTATCGGCCACCACCACGGCCAGGATTACCGTCAGCACCACCCAGCCGCCCTTTTTCCAGCCTTCCGCGCGGACGGTGAGTGTAATGAGCAGGATATAGAGCGGAATCCAGGTGTATTTGAACGTGATCCAGTACATCAGCGTATCGAGCCAGGGCGTGTGCAGGCCATTGAGCCATAAAAACAACTCCTGATCGGCGCGGACGATGCTTTGAATGGCGTCCGTCATGAACTGAAACCGAGTACTTTCCGAACCTTTCCGATCGTATCCTGCGCGATATCGCGGGCTTTGGCCTCGCCTTCGACAAGAATGCTTTCGAGCTCTTCGGTATTTTCCATATAATAATTGAAAATACGCCGCGGCTCGGCGAAAACGTCCATAAAGCATTCAAAAAGCGCCTGCTTGGCATGGCCGTAACCGTAGCCGCCATTGACGTAGTTGCTGCGCATGGTTTCGACATCCGCTTCGCTTGCCACAAGGCTGTAAAGCTGGAAAGTGATGTCGGAATCGGGATCTTTGGGCTCTTCCAGCGCTTTGGAATCGGATAGGATCTTTTTGGTGATCTTTTTCAGTTCGTTTTCGGGGAGGAAAATGTCGATGTAGTTATGGTACGACTTGCTCATTTTCTGCCCGTCGAGGCCCGGAATGGTCATAATGCGCTCGTCGATCTGCGGCTCAGGGAGCACCAGGATTTCCTCGCCGGCCAGGATATTGAATCTGTTGGCGATGTCCTTGGTCATTTCAAGGTGCTGCTTCTGATCTTTCCCGACCGGGATAATATTGGCATTATATAGCAGAATATCAGCCGCTTGCAAAACCGGATAGGTGAAGAGTCCCGCATTCACATCGGCCAGTTTCTCAGACTTGTCTTTGAAAGACGTCGCATTGGCCAGCATCGGGAACGGCGTGAAGCAGTTGAGGTACCAGCCCAGCTCGGTATGCTCCTGCACGCGCGACTGCCGCCAGAAAACATTCTTTTTATAGTCGAAACCGAATGCGAGCCACGTAGCGGCAATGGCGCGGACGTACTCGACGCGTTCAGTGCCGTTTTTCAGCGTGGTGAGCGAATGGAGGTCGGCAATGAAGAAAAAAGATTCGTTCTGTGGGTTTTTAGAGAGTTCGATCGCAGGTTTGATGGCTCCCAGGATGTTACCCAGGTGAGGTCGCCCGCTGCTTTGAATGCCTGTTAGGATTCTGGCCATTTATTACTATTGATACTTAGTTACGTGATGTTGGATTGCGGCGGTTGTCCCAGAAATAAAGTAAAAGAATATGATCCTCCTTTATTTCGTAAAACAATGAACATTGTTTTGTGAGAAACCCTCTGCGTATTTCCTGTCTTGATTTAGAAGCTTTGTACATCAAGGGAAACGACGATATCTGTTTCAGAACATCCCTGGTTGTCCGAAAGAACTTCCGGACCTCTTTTTCAGACCAATTCAGTTCTAAGTGTGTGATGATCTCATCAAAGGTATCTTCTGCCTCGGCCGACCAATGAATGGGTAAGCTCATAAATACTTGCTGTACTTGGCCATAACTTCGTCGTGAGGCTTCGTCTGACCTGCCATTGCCTGTTTCTGCGCTCGATCTATTCCATCCTTCACATGGTCAGGCAGTTCGTCCCAAAAGTCTGTTTCTCCCAGCCTCTTTTGGATATCCTCCCAATCTTTCAAAGAGATATAAACACCAGTTCTTTCTCCGTTCTCATTCGACAAATACTGCACATTCATAGCTATCAACAGGTTAGCGATTCCAGATGAACTTTGCCCTTAACTACTTCCCAAAATTCGTTAAATTGAACCAGAAAACGTAGTAAATTTGAATTTTATACCTTCACCAACACGACATGGATTCTAAAACGCTGCACTTTCTCAGTCAATTAGCAGAAAACAATAACAGGGAGTGGTTTCAGGAAAATAAGAAATTATACGAGGCCGCGAAGGCCGATATGGAGAAGCTCGTCGGCTATCTCATCGCCGAGGTCGGCAAGTTTGAGGACCTGGGCAATGTGCAGGTCAAGGACTGTATGCTGCGCATTTACCGCGATGTGCGTTTTTCCAAGAACAAAGACCCATACAAGAAGAACCTGGCAGCGGGTATCGGTCCGGGCGGGAAAAGTTCGGGCAAGATTGACTATTACCTGCAAGTGCAGCCGGGCGACCAGACGTTCCTGGGGGGCGGCATGTGGGAAGTTACTACCGAGCAGCTGGCGCGTTTCCGCCAGGAGATCGACTATAATGCACAAGAGCTGAAAGCGATCATCGGAGAAAAGGAATTTCATGCGTATTTTCCTGAAATTCATGGTGATAGTCTGAAAACCATGCCGAAAGGTTATTCCAAAGACCATCCGGAAATTGAACTGCTGAAACGCAAACAGCTGTTTTTTATGCATCGCTATACCGATAAGGAAGTGGCTTCCAAAGACTTCGGTGATCAGGTTTTGAAAGGCATCCAACTTTTGAAACCCTTTACCGATTATATGAATTATGTATTGTACGAAGAGGCGGAAGAGCACTGATCCGCAACGCTGACCCGGACGCGATTACCCTGCAATACCCATTACAACCCATTTAATATGCAATTTTCCCATTTGCACTGTCACACGCAGTTCTCGCTGCTCGATGGTGCTGCCGATATCAAAAAGCTGTTCAAAAAGGCCAAGGAGGACAATATGCCCGCCGTCGCCATCACCGACCATGGCAATATGTTCGGGGTGTTCGAGTTTGTGGCCGAGGGGAACAAGCAGGGCATTAAGCCGATCGTCGGTTGCGAGTTTTATGTAGTGGAAGACCGGCACGTGCGGCAGTTTACCAAGGACAAAAAGGATGTTAGGCACCATCAGCTGCTGCTGGCGAAGGATGAGATCGGGTACAAAAACCTGGTGAAAATGTGCTCGCTGGGCTTTATCGAGGGAATGTATGGAAAGTACCCTCGGATCGATAAGGATCTGATCGTGCAATACCACAAGGGGCTTATTGCCACGACTTGCTGTATCGGTGCCATTATTCCGAAGACGATCATCCGCCAGGGCGAGGAGGCTGCCGAACGCGAATTCAAATGGTGGCTGGATTTGTTCGGCGATGATTTTTATGTGGAATTGCAGCGGCACGACATTCGCGATCAGTACATTGTGAATGAGGTGCTTATCAAGTTTGCACGCAAGTATAATGTGAAGATCATCTGCTCGAACGACTCGCATTATGTCGATCGCGACGATTGGAATGCGCATGATATCTTGCTCTGTATCAACACCGGCGACAAGCAGAGCACGCCATCGGCCAAGGATTTTGACGATGAGAAGGGTATTCCAAAAGGCTCGCGCTTCGCATTCTATAACGACCAGTTTTATTTCAAAAAAACCAGCGAAATGCTGCAACTGTTCAACGACCTGCCCGAGTCGCTGGACAATACCAACGAGATCGTAGACAAAATCAAAACGCTCGATCTACGCAAAGACATTCTGCTCCCCAACTTCCCGATTCCCGACGAGTTCAAGACGCATACATTGTCGGAAATGGTAGGGAAAAAGGAGCTCACCGCCGACGTTT includes:
- a CDS encoding type II toxin-antitoxin system RelE/ParE family toxin, whose protein sequence is MSLPIHWSAEAEDTFDEIITHLELNWSEKEVRKFFRTTRDVLKQISSFPLMYKASKSRQEIRRGFLTKQCSLFYEIKEDHILLLYFWDNRRNPTSRN
- the trpS gene encoding tryptophan--tRNA ligase, translating into MARILTGIQSSGRPHLGNILGAIKPAIELSKNPQNESFFFIADLHSLTTLKNGTERVEYVRAIAATWLAFGFDYKKNVFWRQSRVQEHTELGWYLNCFTPFPMLANATSFKDKSEKLADVNAGLFTYPVLQAADILLYNANIIPVGKDQKQHLEMTKDIANRFNILAGEEILVLPEPQIDERIMTIPGLDGQKMSKSYHNYIDIFLPENELKKITKKILSDSKALEEPKDPDSDITFQLYSLVASEADVETMRSNYVNGGYGYGHAKQALFECFMDVFAEPRRIFNYYMENTEELESILVEGEAKARDIAQDTIGKVRKVLGFSS
- a CDS encoding DUF2461 domain-containing protein translates to MDSKTLHFLSQLAENNNREWFQENKKLYEAAKADMEKLVGYLIAEVGKFEDLGNVQVKDCMLRIYRDVRFSKNKDPYKKNLAAGIGPGGKSSGKIDYYLQVQPGDQTFLGGGMWEVTTEQLARFRQEIDYNAQELKAIIGEKEFHAYFPEIHGDSLKTMPKGYSKDHPEIELLKRKQLFFMHRYTDKEVASKDFGDQVLKGIQLLKPFTDYMNYVLYEEAEEH
- a CDS encoding phosphatase PAP2 family protein; translation: MTDAIQSIVRADQELFLWLNGLHTPWLDTLMYWITFKYTWIPLYILLITLTVRAEGWKKGGWVVLTVILAVVVADKITSGFMKPYFLRLRPCHDPTINTVMHHVTDCGGLYGFASSHASTSFALAVAWFGLLRNKVPQMAFLFVWALVYAYSRIYVGVHYPLDILVGGLVGALTGYCFVQLYYIFLKRYYLN